In Hyperolius riggenbachi isolate aHypRig1 chromosome 1, aHypRig1.pri, whole genome shotgun sequence, the genomic window ACCATACATTTGGCTGCTCATCGTGCCGCTCCTAGAGCAACGAATGATGCCATACGGTTACGTGACCAACTTGCTGATTTTGTTTACAGTACTATTGTGAACCTTTGGAAAAACTGGTACAAGTCATAACCTGAAAtaattgtttttaaagagaccctgaagcgaataaaaaaaatgcatattatgctttgtatgtgtagtacagctaagatataaaacatatcagatacatcagtataatagtttccagtacaggaagagttaagaaaaatCAGTTGGTATCTCTATGCCAGTTAGCCATTTACCTCGACGACTGtagaagtcgtggagagggctgctttttgtcttttattatctcaaatgttcatgaactatttactttttctctgccataggagagttcattagttcacagactattCCGAATGAAAGATTCTGAAAGCTGAGTGTTTTGTAAtcagcacatattagagaatgctgcaatgttagaaaaaacagtatgtaccagaaaaaataaaatatgagaatCGTTTATTTGCTGCGAATGTTATAGTAATtaatcatagtacacaaccaattcagtatatcatttttttttttcaatacttaCCTGGAACTTTGCTCAGACCCAATCTTCCaccacgtccctcgccgcaggtcTCCTCGCAGCAGTGAGATAACTCCTCCATCCCAATCTGCTTGATTTGTTGACTGTTTTCTTGTGTGCACTATCTTTTTGTGTGAAGTGTAGCAATCAATTGATATTACAATTTAAGATAATCGATCAGATTTTATTAGGTAGTAGATGCATAAGAAAGAAAGTAAACACCTACAGATTTGCATTTCAAAGGTTTTATTAACTTATAAACGAAGTTCTTCAAAACCATGTACATGTGATGTCCATTACAAACTTCTGGAAGACTTCCGTGTAGAAATGTAATGCTCACACAATTATTACCATCTCGTACAAAAAATTAACCTTTGTACAGTCCCATAAACTAAACAAAAGCTTACTAGTAATTAAACAAACATTTGCAATAGCAAATAGTAATACAACTGTGCAGAATTATTGAACATCAATAATTAAAACAGGGTAACATAAGAGAAGTGCtaatacttttaaaaaaaaaaaaaagtactgtttaccTCGTTTTCAACATAGTGCTACATAAACACTAGGAAAATTATTGTAAGATCGTACACCATTTGTACAGTATTCCATAGGAGCCATACTTTACACATTGTACTCTTTGGAACTGAACCTTTTTCATAAAAAATCAATGGAAAATGCTGCACAAAAGTATGTTATATAGATTAGTTTGTGTAACAGACCACTATCTGCTACTGATCCCTTTCAAATGCAAAGCGTCTAAAATGCATCCAAACTGCAAGATATGTAcacatcctcatacacaccttgtttcctagacattcatcagcaaatCTAACAATGTTTTCAAGATTTGTCAATCACTACTGCTGGATTACATGTGCACATAAACTGTAGATGAATGCCTGCTAAACTATATATGTATGAGAATTTGCAGTAATTTTGCACTATCAATACATGTAACAGGCACAGTAATGTAGGGGGAACCAATGTGTGAAAGAAATTTATCTTTACAATCTGCACAATAAGGTTATATACagcattttccaatttttttgtgTATGGTGGGGAGTTCAGCTAAATAGAATGTATTGTGTACATAATGACTGTGATAGTACATGCAGGAAGATACAATTGGTGAATGATCTATAATAACTTGTACAAATGTGTATAGACCATAGCTGAAAGGATCTTTCCCGCAAAATaactaaaataagtgctacttaggcTGACCTTCCTACAGCCCCAAGTTCGCAACATATCCCTTGGCGCAGCTGTGCCTCTACTCTAGCTGCAATAGATTTCCATTCCCCAGCAACGGTGTTAGTGCGACTTCAAGGTtgtgctgtactgtgcctgcgtaaGTAGTGCTGTCAAACACTTCCATGTGACGTGGAGAGGACTGCACAGGACAGTATTAATACTGCTGTGCTTCTAATACCCCTTCCCGTTACGTGGCAGTGTTTGACAGCACCACTCATAGAGGCGCAGTGCATGACAACCTTGAAGTCGCCGTCACTGGTGAATGGTACTCAATTGCAGCTAAAGACTGCAGGCACAACTGCACCAAGGGACATGCTTCGAATTTGTGGATGCAGGAAGGGCAACCTAAAAGGCAATTATTATGTTTCAAGATACCTCTTTTCACCTACGTTAACCAAAACATAGTGATGTAGTGGGTTGAACATTACGTTTCGGTGATGTTTTAaacagaacccgaggtgtgtttaacaaatgttatctgcatacagaggctggatctgcctatacagcccagcctctgttgctatcccaaaccccactaagttccccctgcactctgcaatccctcataaatcacagccatgctgtgaggctgtgtttacatctgtagtgtcagtctcagctgctcccccgcctcctgcatagctccggtccctgcccccgtccctgccctccaatcagcagggaaggaagggatgcaggcggggactggagttctgcaggaggtggggagagcaccagactgacactatagagataaacacagccagctctgacaagctgtttgtcagcagcgtggctgtgatttatgagggattgcagagtgcagggggatcttaggggggtttgggatagcaacagaggctgggctgtataggcagatccagcctctgtatgcagataattttcttcaaacccacctagggttctctttaaggggatatTGCAGGGGATACTTCTAATGAAGTATAAAGTGTAGCACAATGTCTTGCATTTGGTAAAAGATACTATAGGAATGCAGGTTTGTGTTGGAGTAACCTCAAATAATCATTTCAAGACGCAAAAGAACCCAATTACATCCCAAGAAAGAAGGGGTGTACTGCATGAATAATAAAAAACAGTAATTTAGCAATAGGTTCTGCATATCCCAGTGTCTGTGTAGGGAAATTAGCAACAAATGAGGTAACAGTATTGAAAACATTTAAACGTACTACATTACTGATTCTTGTTATAGTGCTTGTTCCCAAAATTCTTTTACTATACTATGAAGTAATGTCAAAAGTACTTAACCTTAAAAATAGAGTTACAATCTTAACAAGAATTCGAGAATTGTAAACAATATACTGTTCAACAGAACAGAACATAACTAAGGTAACACAAAGGCAACCGTTCGAGTTATTTTAAAGATCTGTTAGGTACAATGATTCGGTCAGCGAAGATGAGATAGTATTCATCGCTGTTGCACCTTGCCCACTCATGTCACCATGTTGCTGACCTACTTGCTGTGGCCTATTGTGTTGTGCATCACCTGCTCCCAGTGTGTGCATGTATTGTGGAGAATATGCGTGACGTGGAAGTTGCATATAAGGTGCATGTTGCGACTCATGTACCTGTTCAAAATCAGGACGCACATTAGATTGTGCAATACCCTGATAGGGGTAGTTAGGTGTACGTCCCATTGATTCACCACCGTAAACGCTAGTACGAGGCATGGCACAGTGAGAGTATTGCACATTGGGTACATTGGTTGGGACTTGGTGGCTTAACATTGGTGGTGGAGCAGTTGTAGGAGCCTGTTCTGTATCCTCTGATACACAGCTTTGAATTGTGTCTATTAAAGCATGACGTAAACGAAACATGTTACCTTTTGGTACAGTCTCGATAAGTGGGATTAAACTAATTGCAAGTGTGTAGGCGGGATTCTTTTCTCTTTCCATCACATTCATGACAGATTTGAGAGAGGTTAGTAGCTCGTCACTGTCActtttcttactttttttctttgtatGTTCACTTGCTATGCTTCTAGATGCTGTAGAAGCAGCCTTGCTAGCAGTATTCCCTCTGTCACTAGTAGATTGAGTTTCAGAAGTTGATGGACTTGGAGTATCGGAAATGGTACAATCACCAACAGATTCCAACATGGTACTTTCACTGTCTGAGTCGCATACAACCATTGTCAGATTATCCTCCGTGCTAAAAAACATGAACAGACATTATTAATAATGTATTCATATTAATGAAaactaaatacataaataattatcCAAAACAATGAGTTGGAAACATGGCGGATTGGGATTACATCTACAGTGCCATTTAAAAGCACAAAGACCCACGACAGTGGCAATAAATTTCATGCTTGGGACAGTGAAACTCCCTCCCTCTCCGCTGTCTTCTAGTAATGGATGGTCTCCAGGTTCCGGTGGCTTCAaccaacttcctgtcccggcaacaACTTAATAAAATTGACCAACCTCTACTGTTTACACTTCCCATGGAAGGAATTGAAGTCCACCCACCAGGACATGCAGAGCAACGCTtacaagaagacagcggagacgggAAGAGTGACATTGGTGGGAGCAGATACTGCATACAGGGTCTGCGGGTAGGTCGGAAGTTAAATAGATTGGGTTCAGGTTTATGATgcaatctattcacaatctgtgtAAAGTAAACGCACTCATATCATCCCTCTATGTTCACATTACATCAAAGAGGGATGTATTTGTTGGCcgatcggatgggaaattgcgctGAAAACACATACAGATCCATTTGTATCACAGAGGATAAATAGCCACCAGGAGAGTAGTAAAGCAGTGATGACTCAACTATACAGGATATATGCGTATACTGTGTcccatttttccatgtaacttccTTTTCAAAATTTTACACGATGCACAAACAGTGAAATAGTTACAATATACCTACTTTCGTAATTCCACACAGGGGCGTAGGAACTCCATATTTTGGGCGAACTTGTATGGTTTTCTTTTTGACAGTCCAGAACCACTTCTTGATTCATGAATCTCCAGTTTAAGATCTTTGATATAAGCGTCTTTGACTGATCTCCACCGTGTTTTGCATTCAAGCACtattaagaaaaaaacaacaacaaattggACTAGGCATATAAACCAACATCCTGATATCAGCTACAACAAACATAAGCATAGCACTACTTGAATATTGGTtactataaacacatacaaaacggcAACAAATACACATTATATGGCTAGCTGGGGTGCCACTGCTGGGctgaggtaggtataggtgccattgGTGAGctgaggtaggtataggtgcccctgctgggctgaggtagttataggtaggtataggtgccattgGTGAGCtgaggtaggtataggtaggtagatataggtgcccctgctgggctgaggtagttataggtaagtataggtgcccctgctgggctgaggtagttataggtaggtataggtgccattgGTGAGCtgaggtaggtataggtaggtagatataggtgcccctgctgggctgaggtagttataggtaagtataggtgcccctgctgggctgaggtagttataggtaggtataggtgccattgGTGAGCtgaggtaggtataggtaggtagatataggTGCCCCTGCTGGGCTGAGGTAGTTATAGGTAAGTATAGGTGCCATTGGTGAGCtgaggtaggtataggtaggtaggtataggtgcccctgctgggctgaggtagctataggtaggtaggtaggtataggtgcccttgcTGAgctgaggtaggtaggtaggtataggtgcccctgctGGGCTTAGGTAGGTATAAGTGCCACTGCTGGGAtgaggtaggtataggtaggtaggtatcggtagctataggtgcccctgctGGGCTGAGGTAGGTGTGGGTGCCACTGCTGGCCtgaggtaggtataggtaggtaggtatcggtagctataggtgcccctgctGGGCTGAGGTAGGTGTGGGTGCCACTGCTGGCCTGAGGTAGGTATGGGTGGGGCAGATCATGGCAGCAAGGTATTTAACAGTGACCCCCGACTGTACCCATCTACTACACCACTATACAAAATACAATTGACCATATGTCAAAAAGATAACAATTACACCAAATTAGTACTCACTTAGTTCCTCTTTCTCTGCATCTTGAAGGGTGGTGTACCAATGTTCTGCAAAGAAATGTTCAGCTATCTCGAACCACACAAGCCTGGTGTGGCTAGGGTCTTTGTACAGCGTATGACCCTTGTCATATAGCTGAGGGTACAGCTGTACCCTCActatgagctcctctgtggagaaAGTTTTTCTCCCTACATCCACGCCGCTGCTTTTTGCAGGAGCAGCGGCGCGCCCTCCTCTCTTCTTCTTCGGCGCCATCTTGAAAGGAACTGACGTCATCCAGGAAACACAAAAGAATGCTGGGAACCGCGGAGGAAAACGCACGCTAAAACGCAATAGtaggcgtttttgatacgcgtccatagactttcattgcgtccgtttctatgcgtgacgcacagaactgcatgcagcaatgcggataagaaacgtatgcgtctcatacgcatacatgtgaactagcccattcaaaaccattaggagccgtttctatgcgtttttgctacccgtacgcgttccctgaaaacgcctaggaacgcgcatagtctgaacaggcccttagggtctaaactttttaaatatcaatgtaaagatgaaatatttctatattttttttattttaaacttgtaaatagtgatagatgcaaaacggaaaaaatgcacctttatttccaaataaaatattgtcgccatacattgtgatagggacacaattttaacagtgttataaccgggacatatgggcaaatacaatacgtgagttttaattatggaggcatgtattattttaaaactataatggctgaaaactgagaaataatgatttttttccgttttttcttattcttcctgttaaaatgcatttacagtaaagtggctcttagcaaaatgtaccccccaaagaaagcctaattggtggcggaaaaaacaagatatagatcagtgcattgtgataagtagtgataaagttataggctaatgaatgggaggtgaacatttctcacgtgaaaacgacggaacctgaatgggttaatgggGGAAGGATATTTTAGAAAATGTTTGCCTTAAATTCTCTGTGTAGCTATGTACTAAGGATTCCAAGTTTAAGGGCACTTGTACACTGGGGCATTGCATTGCACAGCCTTTAAAAACAGAATTGCAACACAACGGAAGGGAAAAGTATCATTGCATGTTATGCTTATGATGCGAAgtatgcagtgaagcatacagtatataaaaagtaTGCTACCCCACAACTGCAGCGGGCATGTTTCtcagtaatgcacagcatgcctCGCGTTATTCTAATGGATTCCATCACACCACACTGCCAGCGCGCTGATTTCAATGTACCATTACAACATAAATGCAATTGCGATGCGACTATATTGTTGATTATATTGTTCAATTGTCTGTATGTAAATACCCAAACTCCTGGATGAGGGTGCAAAAAATACCCCAAGAGCCACCTAACCTTGTGTGTAATTTCTGGGTGGAACCACAGATTCCCATCTGGActccttctaaaggtggccactaatgatacaatttgttgAACAATTGTTTACAAAAATCGGATCGATTgaattaatctgatcagattgtttGGAAGATTTTTGTCTATTAGTTTGTCCTaaacaatcatttccaatcattcatatGAAGAAACATTCGTAAATGattgtttggcaaattgtatcgttagtggccacctataAATAAATCCTTCATTGGTTCTCAGCTACTGTATGTAACGCCCATGGATCCAGAATAATACAAGTGGGCAAGTGATACCTATAACCCCCTTCCCCTAAGAGACACATACACCCTTCTGATTAGATGTAGCATAGActatatttttttagttttatagTATGGTAAAAATATTACTGATCTCTCATTCCAGAAGAGAAATCCTTCACAGCTGCATCGGTTTTTATGTTAACGCCCAAAGGACAAGCTTCCTATACTGCATGCTTGGCAAAGGACTTCTATCCCCGCAATCTGCAATTCTTCACTAATTCTGACCACGCAGCAGGAGTCCTGCcagtcctcaccaaaaagggcctGTATAGCAAAGTCCTTGTTGAAAACACCACCTCATGCAGCTTGCGGTGCAAGGCCAGACACCTTGACAAATGGGTGACAGAGCCAAACGTGAAAGGTAACAATTAGTTTTATCATCTATTTTTGTGTTATGAATTATATCTCTTGTGTGTGCTTTTAAAAGGAAACTAGACTCTCATATTGGTAAATCAGTGTTTGTCCACTTTCATATAAAAACACAATACACGTAGTAGTAACTATAAATGATGATTATCATTATCGTAAGTATTtatgtagtgctgacatcttctacacTGCTTTATagaatacatagtcatatcaTTGATAGCCAAGTctctcatagtctaatgcccctaCTATAGCCAaggctaccatagtctaatgcccctACTATAGCAAAGGCTAACATAGTTTAATGTCCCTACTATAGCCAAGGCTAGGTTATCATAGCCTAATGCCCCTACTATAGCACAGGCTATCATAGTATAATGCCCCTACTATAGCCAAAGCTATCATAGTATAATGCCCCTACTATAGCCAAAGCTACCATGGTATAATGCCCCTACTATAGCCAAAGCT contains:
- the LOC137561902 gene encoding uncharacterized protein, with the translated sequence MAPKKKRGGRAAAPAKSSGVDVGRKTFSTEELIVRVQLYPQLYDKGHTLYKDPSHTRLVWFEIAEHFFAEHWYTTLQDAEKEELMLECKTRWRSVKDAYIKDLKLEIHESRSGSGLSKRKPYKFAQNMEFLRPCVELRNTEDNLTMVVCDSDSESTMLESVGDCTISDTPSPSTSETQSTSDRGNTASKAASTASRSIASEHTKKKSKKSDSDELLTSLKSVMNVMEREKNPAYTLAISLIPLIETVPKGNMFRLRHALIDTIQSCVSEDTEQAPTTAPPPMLSHQVPTNVPNVQYSHCAMPRTSVYGGESMGRTPNYPYQGIAQSNVRPDFEQVHESQHAPYMQLPRHAYSPQYMHTLGAGDAQHNRPQQVGQQHGDMSGQGATAMNTISSSLTESLYLTDL